GTATCCTAAAAATTGAAGTTCGATATTCGATTTTCCTTCAAATAGCTTTTGGATAGAATTTTGTTCAGAACTGCCGGGTCCGATAACAGAAATTCTAAAATGAAAATTCTCTAATATATTCAATGCAGAAGCTAGCTCTTCCAATCCTCCTCTCTCCCAATCATTTTTCACAAACAAAATTTTTATTATTCCTTCTGAATTAATTCTGGATGTTGAAAAGTTATATTTTTCAATGATAATGGATTTGTGTAAAACAAATACCTTTTCCGGATTGATTTCAAAATCATTTATCAGTTTATTTTTAAGATAATGTGAGTTGACGATCAGATTGTCTCCTTGTTTTATCGTTCGTTTTTCAATCCAATTATAAAACAAATCCGCCAGATATCTTAATCTGAAAGCAGGTTTTAAATAATCATATTTTTCATGATTTATCATGTGAAATATTATGATTTCAGAGTGCTTGTCAACTTTAAATCCGGTTCCGGTAATACCATTGTTAAAAATGATATGGGTATATTCTGAATTGTTTTTTAGCAGTTCTTTTGTTTTATTCTGATATAAAAATTTACTGAAGTATTGCCCAAGTTTTCTTTTTAAAAGACCCATGTTTACATCTATGCTGATGATGTTTTCATCTTCAGTGTTTTCCGTTAAAATGTCTATTTGGTCGCCGAGATAATTTTTTAGAATTCTGGCATACTTAGCCGGACCAACAACAACATCTTTGTAAGTAGGCGTCACAAACAGAATTCTAAATGTATCTTTCTTATTCATTTTTTGTGACAGCATTTATAAAATCATTTTCCCTAATATTGAGATTTTCCGAACTGGAAATGTTCTTGAAAAAAGCAAATAACTTCCAATCTGTATTTTGATTACTATCCAAAGCAATTTTTTTTAATAATTCTATTTTAGTGAGCTGATACAAATGTAGAAATTGATAAGTATGCAACCCCTGATAGTCTATATTTCCAAACTTCAATTGTTTCAGATTGTGTTTTATACCAACAGGGTAAATGAAAAGATGTAAAGACTTTATAAGACTTTTGACAAACTCTGTGGACTCATTCTGAATGTTTTGATCTTTGGTTAAGCTTGAGAAATCAATCATGCCGATAATAGATGTTATGAATCCATTTAAGACCCTTGAAGGAGGTGTCATGGGATATTCTTCAATCCATTTTAACTCATTTCGAAATGAATCTGTAAATGTAATATTCAATCCGTTCTTTTTATCTAACATAAAGTCCAAAGCCAGTTTTGCTGTTTCAATAAAACCCTCGGAGGGAAATAGCATCTCACAACGGGTCAAAAAACTAACTACTAAACCTTGTGTAATACCTGAATACCAGGGTGATTTCTGATGGAATAACAAAAAATCTTCCTGATGTGGCAAACCTCCGTTAGGTTCAATAGATGATTTGATGAAGATAGCGTGTTCTTTGATTATTTTCAGATATGTTTCATCTGAAGTATTTAAAAAATAATTGTAGCATATCATCCCATAATGGGAAGTATATAAAAAATTGGGTTTTTCGGGGTTATAATTCAGGTGGTTTGTAACGATACCTTTATCGTTATTAGCCAAATTATTAAATATTTCAACCGGATTTCTGAATGCTTTATATGTGTAATATAATGGATTTGTCCGTATGTCAAATTCAAATTTTGAATTTTCAAATTTGCTAAAGTTCAGATATTCTGAATTTAATTTTCTTTTTCTCCCGGGAAAACATTTATCCAGAATATAATACAGGTACGCCCATATTCGTAATCGGATGACATCATAATAATATTTTGTTTTCAAAATAATGATTGACAAAAATTAAATTAAATCGATACCGCGTATTTATACTTTTCTGTACTTATAACAACCTGAGATTTATTACCTTCAAATATGGATGAGTAAAATTTTATTTTCTTATTATTCAATATGTTCTTTAAGGCATCAATCATTTCTTTTTCACCATTCCTTGCTGCATCATCTACAATTATGATGAATTCATTCTCTGAAGTAAAAAATTCTGCAATTTCGCAGATATTATACCTTGAATAATGTGAACTCCCTTTAGGTCCGTCAATCAGAAACAACGTATAATCAGCATATGAAGCGCTGTTTTGTAAATTATACAAAGTGGTTGTTTTTTGATGAATGGATTTGTCAATTATAGTTACTTGTAGAATTTCTGATTTTTCATTTAGTTTAAAACAAGAAGCAAAATGATGAATCCAATCTTCATCATTTTCCAATATCAGATGGTTTTTGACCTCTGAATTATTCTGAATTAATGTTGTAATTAACTTGGTCGATTCTCCTAAGCCCAACTCCAGTATTTTTAAAGGCTTCAATTCAATAATCAGCTTACTGAGTATGTACAATAACGAATAATTTGCTGCCCATCTCCCCGGAGATAGTTTTAGCGTTTTTAACTCCTCAATATTTTTTGTGTAATCGTGAAAATAGTTTGCCCAAAGCAACTCATTGATATTGGCATTTAATCCTCTCAGTTGAAAATATAAATCTTTTATTTTTTTATAATAGTGTATCATTCTACCGTGTAATTTAAAATGACATTTCCCTGATTGGATGGAATTTCATGGTGATTTCCTTTAAAAACAGTGAATGGAAGAACATTTTTTAACCAATCTGAAATGACACCTCCATTTTCTATATATATATTACAATCGTATGTTCCTGCCACAAAAGGGAAGGAAATAATTTTAAATACTACTTTATATTCTGAGTTTAGTTCATTTTTTGTCTTTAACTGTGTACTGAGCCAGGTTAGTCTTTGACCAAGAGCATTGTTTAGTCCTAAATCAATGCGGTATGAATTAGGTTCTTCCGGTCGGTTAAGTATCAAGGTGAGTTCTATATTTATATCTGAAAGAGATTGGATAGAGAATGGATTATCTTCTTTTGCTTCCTGCCAGATTTTCCCTTTAACAACGCTGAGTGATTGAGATCCGTTTCTATGGGTAATGGATTCAATGGATTGATTTGCATGAATATTATTTTCTGAAAAATACTGTTTCAGTACGTTTTCTGTTTTACCTACAAAACTTAGTTTTCCATCTGTTATCAGACAAGTTTTTTCACAAAGACTTTGGAGCACATTAAAATCATGTGTTACAAAAATGATAGTTTTGCCTGAGCTGACAGATATATTTTTGATCTTTTCTATACATTTTTTCTGAAAGGCGATATCACCGACCGCCAGAACTTCATCAATAATAAAAACTTCGGTTTCCAGATGGGCAGCTACGGAAAATGCAAGCCTCATTTGCATGCCACTCGAGAAGTGTTTCATAGGTGTATCTATAAATGAACCCACTTCCGCAAATTCCACAATTTCCTCAAATTTTGACTTTATTTCCTGATATTTCATCCCTGCTATCGACCCGTTAAAATAGACGTTTTCTCGGCCCGTTAGTTCAGGATGAAATCCTGTACCAACTTCCAAAAGACTGGATACCCTTCCTCTTAGTTTGATCTCCCCTCTCGTTGGTGGAGTGATTCTGGATAGAATTTTAAGTAGTGTACTTTTGCCGGCACCATTTTTTCCTATTATTCCGATGGATTCCCCTTCATGGACATCAAAGCTGATATCCTGCAATGCCCAGAAATGGTCATTTGATTTTTTGAATAACTTTGATGGCAATTCCGAAAAGGTATCTCTTATACTTTTATACCGTCGGTCGGCACCTTTTTCATATTGTTTCCAGATATTTTTAATTTCAATTACAGGCTTCATTATTTTTATACGATGTCAGCAAAATATGCTTCTGTTTTACGAAAGATAAAAATACCAAAAAAATAAAGCAATGTAAGTAATATCAATGACGTCATACTAATAATCGGAATTACCAGGCTTGATGATGAAATATTAGATCTTATCATTTCAATTCCAAAACTAAGGGGATTCATTAGAAGTATATTTTTTACAATGGGATTTTCTATCGTATTTGAGCTGTACATTACCGGCGTAATAAAAAAAATAGCCTGAATGAGAAATGGCAAAGCATAGCGGATATCCCGGTATTTTACATTTAATGCTGAAAGTAAAGTTCCCAGACCAAATGAAAAAAAAGTCGTGATCAGATAGGCACAACCAACACTCAGAATAAGATTTGCCCACGAAATATTCAGACTTCCCGATATTTGGTAATAAATGCAAACTATTAAAAATAACAAAACTGAAATGATAAAATCAAAGGATGCTGTCATAATACCGGAAGAGGGAAGGATTAATCTCGGAAAGTATATTTTTTTTATGATACCTGCATTTTGTACCATGGAATGAGATGCATTACTGACGGATTGGTTAAATAATTGCCACAATAAAAGACCGCTCAGAAAGTATAATGGCGGCGGCATTCCGGCAGTACTCAATCCAAGTCCTTTGGTTAAAAAGACAATAAAAATCCCCATCATGGTTAATGGCTGTATTATCGTCCAGAGTACACCTAAAAATGCTTGTTTATATCGTACTTTGATATCCTTCCATGAGAAAAAATAGAGAAGCTCTCTGAAGTGCCAAAGCTCTGCAAATCCTAATGAGAACGGGGATTTTGGTTTTATCAGGATTTCGTTTTGCAATCTAATCTCTTTTGACAATGATTATCTCATTATGACCAATTTGCCATATCCACTATTGAAAAAGTTATCAACTTTGGAATTATCAAAACTATCATATTTTTCACCATTGGATTTACGTATATTCACTTTATAAAGATAGACACCATTTCCAAGTTTGCTGCCATACTCATCTCTTCCATCCCATTTATATTCTGTTCTGTTTACCCCTATTCTTAAGGGACCCAATTCTTCTTTTGTTATTTCCCGTACTACTTTACCACTCATCGTCATGATTGAAATGGACATTATATCAGGAATTTCAGACCCGGTCAATGTAAATATAAACTGTGTGGATGTAGAGAATGGATTGGGATAGTTAAGTACGTTGGTCACACTTTCTTCTTCTATCACTCTGAAACTGACTACTTTATCATTTTTTCCGGACTTGTTGCCACTCATATCATACCCCTGCACCATTAACTTGTATTCTCCTGTCTTTAGTTTAGGGAAATACTGTAAAGTGGCAGGTTCTGATGACGATGTAGAAGGCGTAAATTTAATAGTCACATCGTCCATTGTAATCGTTTTTATTTGATTTCTCCCTGTATCAAGGCGTATCTCAAATTGTTCCGCGTTGGTAACAGGTATGTACTGGTTGTCATCCTGCAGTACTATTTTAATCTCAGGCATGGGAGAGACTATATCTCCATCCATTATTCTGATTCCATCAAAATAGATATCCAACAATGGATTTTTATTATCCTTCTTGACCTTAAATGATTTTTTGCCAATGTTGTTGAAGTAATATTTTTCCGTAAAACGTTTTTTATAATTGGCTTCTGAAACAAAAAGGTATTCCCCTGCAAGGTTTCTGGTATCATATCTGAATGAAATATGGATGGTGTCTGATTCATTCAACTTTCGGTAAACCTGCCCGGAAACTACCTCTGCATTATTTTCCAGATTAATAAGACTGTATTTTATATCAATACTATCTGTCTTTATTTTTGAAAGATTTTTTACCGCAACATCCACTTTAAATAAATCCCCCTGATCTAATGAATCTTTGTAAAATTTAAATAATGATGTGGGATCTAATGCAATATCCGGAAGCTCTGTGAAATAAACTCTGATGTAATCCACTTTCGGAGCTGTCATTTTTGTATTATCCCTCATATGAAGTTCAAATCTCATTGATGGATATAAATTTGCGCTATAAGGTGACAGATCAAATTCAGTAACATCAAGACTGTCTGCTAAGATATTTTCACTAAGGTCATCATAAACTCCAATAACCCGTAGTAAAATAGTGTCCGTAACTTCCTTGTCAGATAATTTGTAGATTATTTTATCCCATGTTGAGACATTACTGACATGTATCGTTTTCAAAATTCCTTTAGATCCTTTAACAGGAATTCCCATCTGAGTTTCTATACTTTCTAGTGGACTGGTTGCTATTTTTTCAACAATTGGTTTTATTCCTTTCTGAAACATAAAAATATAGGGAACTGTACCGTTTTCTGCTAATGTACCTAAACTGTTAGCTCCCTCTGCTTCCAATAATGAAAGAATACTTTTGCCAAAAAGTGCTTCATCACCTGCCCATTGATCGGCATAAACATTATCATCAGCTTTATTCATGACGGTAAAAAAAGTAACGTACTTACCTGTAGGAATATGATTTTCTATAAAATCGATTACCTTTTTACGTTCCTGAGGAGTATTGGTATAAAATGTATAATTTCTTCTTGTGGCATGTGCACCAAAAAAAACACTCTGGAAGTCACCGCCATTATTGATTTGTATTCCGCCGGGTAATTGAGGACTGTTCAGATTTCCATCCTGAATAACAAAACAGACTGCTCCTCCTGATGTAAATGCCCAAGGCAAAATACTGGAATATCTGACTCCAAGATTGACCTTAAATCCTGTAACTTCATTTATATGTAACTCATTTCGCATCTGAATGAAAATCTCGTCTTCTGGAAATTTATATTCCCGATTAGAATCCAGATTTACAAGTTTTTCGCCATTATTTGCTATTAGCTGATAATAATGACTTTGATTCCAGCCATTGAGACTATTAGGAATATAAATAAATGACGATTGTTGCCATAAATAACCCACTTCCGGATTGATACTATCCGGACTCACTCTCCAGTAATAAACTGTATTCGGTACGTAATTTACTGTGGGTTTCCAACCGATAAGCCCACCTTCTGCGACAATCTCTTCTCTGATTTTCAATGGACTGTTGAAAAGGGCTGTAGTATCTATTTCAAACAGGTACTTTGTTTTTTCTATAAAAGCATTACTTGCAGAAACCTGTAACGTAAGGTCATTACTCGATACAATAGCATAATCATCTGGATAAACAGGAAATGCAGTATTGTCCAATATATAAAATGAGTATCCTTTTTGACTATTATTTTCAAGTTGATTGTTGTTTTTTGCACCCGGTGCAGGCATCTCGTCCTTATCATTTTTCGGGTCTATATATCCGAAAATAGTATTTTTACCGATTCCTTCCACACCGGCATTAGTAAGCTTTATAGTGTAGGTTTCTCTTACTTTTGGGGTTTGAATAATGGTCATTACGGTGTCAAAAAGTTTACCCGAAGGTAACTGATACTCAAATCTCAGTTCCAGACTATCTTCAACCAATTTGCCCAGATTTACAATGTCAAATGATAAGTGAAATTCTTTGGTATTGCTGCTGATCAGTGCAGGTATGGTTTTGACTGAGTTGTAGTCAAATACATAATCAGGCCCGTTACTGGAATATACCTTTACTGCCGGATCGCCATGATAAGTCAGTTGTTGATAAAATGCCAGATTAGAAAAAAGTGACTCCCTGTATTTTTTGAGTACGATCTGATTGATTGTACCAATATTTTCACCAAAATAAGTATTTCCTATATTGTCATAAAACTCTCTGCCGTACAATGAAAGTGAACCAATAAATGCGGTACCAGAGGATGCTAAAAACCCGATTGCTCCCCGATCTTTTTCAAGTACAAAAGCTTCACTGATTCCTTTTTGTGGCGTGTGAATATTTCCTGAGTAACAACCAAGAGAATTAATGATTGGATATTTACCGGCATTTTTGTATTCTCTCGGATTTTCCAGACTGAAATCAAAAGTTCCTACACCGGAATGTCCAAAAAAAGTAATCAGACTGACACCAGTGCTTATCAGATCTTTGATTTGTGATGAGGTGGCTGATTGAAGTACATCAGTACTTGTTTTATAAAATGTTCTGACATCTGATCCCAACATGGAGTTTTCTAGAACGCCTTGCATCGAAAGTAATGAATTTTTGATTGCATCCTGTTCCGGAACTGTATTCCCACCTCCAAGATGTAGTGTCCGCTTCATCCAGTATTTATCTTCGATCGTTTGTGGATTTAGAGGTGCCTGATCATATTCTTTGATTTTATCCAGATAAATTTTGACTTCTTCACCTGATATGGCAGCAATTCTACCAATTGCAAATGCAGGGTCAGGGTAATTTCCTTCTGAGAAAAGCATATTATCAGATCCCGGATAACCAAATGTAGGAACGAAAAAACTTCTATGCAGTACACCGATAAGATCATTTTCGGTACGGGTGGTGGGATATTCTACGGCTTTGCCTAATATAATAACATATTTAAGATTCGGCCATTGCGTTTTCATATATTCAGACATAAACTTGAAACCCTGAAAGTGTCGGTTTATGCCATAACCAAAGTGGTCATAAATATTCTGAACATCCAGAATTCCTGTTTTAAAATTTCCCCCTTCAGGACTGCTTCTGTAAGTACTGTATTCGCTCACATAATCAGTTCCGTCTTCGTATAGTTTACTATTACTGATGATAAGGTATTCTATGTTTGTGTCTGATAAGTTCAATGGGTTAAAAACTTCAGTTTTTCCAATCTTTTTAATTCCTTCATCTTCATTAAATATAATATAATCAGTGTCTGAATCACTTCCGTCAACCAATGCTGTTACCTTTTCTCCGGCAGATGAATTCGTTTGATATTTGATATTTCTTGTTATATCATATAAAATAACCGGATTTCCATTTGATTTAAATGATGAAATTTCCAATAATCTCTTTTCAGCGTTAGCATCTAATGAAAACTTATAATAAAATGAATTATTAAAATTAAATGCTCGTGGATAAATTACAGAAATACTTGCAAGCCGATGTCTGTCATTTACATCAAGATTGCGCACATTGACAGACATTAAATTTTTTAGTTGGCTTGTTGATAATAAATAATCTGATTGTATATTTCTTTTGGGCAATAATGTAAAGCTGTCCAATAATTCATTGTTTAAATTAATCCGTATTTTTTGTAGCTGACTGTTGCACCCACCCCTGATTTGTAATTGGGGTTGGGGTCCGGAAGGCACATAAAGTGATGTATTAAGATTGACAGTGCTGTTTTGTGTAACACCACTTCCAAAACCTTCTGATGGCTCAAAAAAAGAATACCGGGTATCTCCGTCAACGTTTTTAAAATAAGTGTTTTCAAAAACCTGTGACTCTTTATGAATGTAATATTGAAATGCTGAACCCGTAAAAGAGGATATATCATTATTTACTGCTTTAAATCTTTTATTGGTAGTTTCAGGTGATAGTGTCAGGAAATATGCATTTGTATCATTTACCAGACTGTATTGAGTATTAAAAAGGTCTGTTCTCCAGTCATTGTATAAAAAGCTGTCGAGGCCTATCCTGTGTTTTTCACCATAAAATTCTAAGTAATCATTTTCTCCAAATTCGTTATCGTTGCTTACAAAAATGGCCACTTCCTGACCAAAATTTATCATCTGAAGA
The genomic region above belongs to Saprospiraceae bacterium and contains:
- a CDS encoding ABC transporter permease translates to MSKEIRLQNEILIKPKSPFSLGFAELWHFRELLYFFSWKDIKVRYKQAFLGVLWTIIQPLTMMGIFIVFLTKGLGLSTAGMPPPLYFLSGLLLWQLFNQSVSNASHSMVQNAGIIKKIYFPRLILPSSGIMTASFDFIISVLLFLIVCIYYQISGSLNISWANLILSVGCAYLITTFFSFGLGTLLSALNVKYRDIRYALPFLIQAIFFITPVMYSSNTIENPIVKNILLMNPLSFGIEMIRSNISSSSLVIPIISMTSLILLTLLYFFGIFIFRKTEAYFADIV
- a CDS encoding glycosyltransferase family 4 protein, which produces MNKKDTFRILFVTPTYKDVVVGPAKYARILKNYLGDQIDILTENTEDENIISIDVNMGLLKRKLGQYFSKFLYQNKTKELLKNNSEYTHIIFNNGITGTGFKVDKHSEIIIFHMINHEKYDYLKPAFRLRYLADLFYNWIEKRTIKQGDNLIVNSHYLKNKLINDFEINPEKVFVLHKSIIIEKYNFSTSRINSEGIIKILFVKNDWERGGLEELASALNILENFHFRISVIGPGSSEQNSIQKLFEGKSNIELQFLGYRNEESVIEALDSHDILCVPSRSEALGVIFMEGLAAGIPIVTTNVGGIKEVTNNGDFVWAAEPYQPSDLAEKIHNCIKSPDERISKSVKGRSFIETHFNHKKMLKELKEIIGV
- a CDS encoding ATP-binding cassette domain-containing protein codes for the protein MKPVIEIKNIWKQYEKGADRRYKSIRDTFSELPSKLFKKSNDHFWALQDISFDVHEGESIGIIGKNGAGKSTLLKILSRITPPTRGEIKLRGRVSSLLEVGTGFHPELTGRENVYFNGSIAGMKYQEIKSKFEEIVEFAEVGSFIDTPMKHFSSGMQMRLAFSVAAHLETEVFIIDEVLAVGDIAFQKKCIEKIKNISVSSGKTIIFVTHDFNVLQSLCEKTCLITDGKLSFVGKTENVLKQYFSENNIHANQSIESITHRNGSQSLSVVKGKIWQEAKEDNPFSIQSLSDINIELTLILNRPEEPNSYRIDLGLNNALGQRLTWLSTQLKTKNELNSEYKVVFKIISFPFVAGTYDCNIYIENGGVISDWLKNVLPFTVFKGNHHEIPSNQGNVILNYTVE